One stretch of Rosistilla oblonga DNA includes these proteins:
- a CDS encoding LPS-assembly protein LptD: protein MKIIQTAARLACALALSLFATVCVGVEIELPPVDPADRITIRGDEMSRWTEGQYEVLYFQGNCQIAQNGRQATGGQMMLWVDQQGPDSEIPTKVIAYLEDGVEVQFGFNISNQKLRDQNWLGRFYSRLTPDVAALQKRGEPENKPAILERMRVAHGQGDRFPIQQVQFELPPGGGAPSAPQPQTAPQLPPQLPTAPPNLQAPPNQPVPQNPPAQNLPPQNVPLQNLPPQNPPPQNNLPPPNLTVPPNGGSPPGLVPDLPPPPMITGNVAPPQQGAMGTGGLNFSIGAQAVEITSRGSTTPTQIQTINRPNTGETVVVASQGVTVVIRDVQAQMAGGGSFDLGAITISADRVVAWLPLLQNLEMFGGSQPTTGIDGELYLEGDIVFRQGERIIYAKRMYYNIARQQGVVLAAEVIATTPQYDGLVRLKADVLRQVGQGDFIANGAAVTTSRLGTPTYWLQSGEVRFTDREQTAVNPYSGEATVVDRDMRATSRNNFVYVGGFPLLYWPVFATNLQNPSYYLTGAKVKNDSIFGTQVFLDFDAYQLFGIDSPIEGTDWELSADYLSDRGPAGGTHFDYSRPDLLGIGGPANGFVDAWGIVDSGLDTLGSDRRDMTPAQKERGRVLWRHRQYFANDWEVTMEAGLISDRNFLEQYLEQEWDRDKDHTTGAHLRKYYDNQLFDFSAKVRVNEFFTDNNELPRFDHYLLGSSLLGDHFTWSAHTSVGYSKLEVDEVPSDPTDAAKFTLFAWERDREGLRASSRQELAMPLQLGVVKAVPFVSGEAAYWGEALDGEDLTRFLGQAGIRGSLPMWRLSPQVQSSLLNIQGLAHKVEVQGEFFFAEADQNLDELPMYDQMDDNAQEQFRRRFLFNTFGLSAGDPLPIAFDPRYYAVRMGLQRNVTSPTTEMADDLMQGRIGLHQNWQTKRGLPGRERIVDLAQFDIDLFVYPDGDRDNLGEVAGPLTYDFRYHAGDRVTLLSDGYFDFFADGLKSVSAGILTSRPGLGNIYAGILSLEGPISSNVLQGAIDYRLSEKWIMSANTTFDLGEVGNVGQELGITRIGESALIQVGVNVDSGRDNVSFNFRIEPRFLLNRKLGRLGGQLIPPPGAEGLE, encoded by the coding sequence TTGAAGATCATTCAAACCGCCGCGAGGTTGGCGTGCGCGCTCGCCTTGTCCCTGTTTGCGACGGTTTGCGTTGGCGTCGAGATCGAATTGCCACCTGTCGATCCAGCCGATCGGATCACGATTCGCGGCGACGAAATGTCGCGCTGGACCGAAGGACAATATGAGGTCCTGTACTTCCAGGGGAATTGCCAGATCGCACAAAACGGTCGCCAAGCGACCGGCGGACAGATGATGCTGTGGGTCGACCAACAGGGGCCCGATTCGGAGATCCCGACCAAGGTGATCGCTTACCTTGAAGATGGCGTCGAGGTGCAGTTTGGATTCAACATCAGCAACCAAAAGCTGCGCGATCAAAATTGGCTAGGCCGATTTTATTCGCGTCTGACGCCCGACGTCGCTGCGCTGCAAAAGCGCGGCGAACCGGAAAACAAACCGGCCATCTTGGAACGGATGCGCGTTGCTCACGGCCAAGGCGACCGCTTCCCGATTCAACAGGTTCAGTTTGAACTGCCCCCTGGCGGCGGTGCGCCGTCGGCACCGCAGCCTCAAACCGCGCCTCAGTTGCCGCCGCAACTACCGACCGCGCCACCCAACCTGCAAGCGCCGCCGAATCAGCCGGTGCCGCAGAACCCACCAGCGCAAAACCTGCCGCCACAGAATGTGCCTCTGCAAAATCTACCGCCGCAGAACCCGCCACCACAAAACAACTTACCTCCACCCAACCTGACGGTTCCGCCCAACGGCGGATCACCGCCGGGGCTGGTTCCCGATCTGCCTCCACCACCGATGATTACCGGCAACGTCGCGCCACCTCAACAGGGAGCGATGGGGACCGGTGGGCTGAACTTTTCGATCGGCGCACAAGCTGTCGAAATCACCTCGCGCGGCAGCACCACGCCGACACAGATCCAGACGATCAATCGTCCCAACACCGGCGAAACGGTAGTCGTTGCCAGCCAAGGCGTGACCGTCGTGATCCGCGACGTCCAAGCGCAAATGGCTGGGGGCGGATCGTTCGATTTGGGAGCGATCACGATCTCGGCCGACCGCGTCGTTGCCTGGTTGCCGCTGCTGCAAAACCTGGAAATGTTTGGTGGCAGCCAGCCGACAACGGGAATCGATGGCGAACTCTACTTGGAGGGAGACATCGTCTTCCGCCAAGGCGAACGGATCATCTATGCCAAGCGAATGTACTACAACATCGCGCGCCAACAGGGCGTGGTGCTGGCGGCTGAAGTGATCGCAACGACGCCCCAGTACGACGGATTGGTGCGGTTAAAAGCCGACGTGCTGCGTCAGGTCGGACAGGGAGACTTCATCGCCAACGGAGCGGCTGTGACGACCAGCCGGTTGGGAACGCCAACGTATTGGTTGCAAAGCGGCGAGGTTCGCTTTACCGATCGGGAACAGACGGCGGTCAATCCGTACAGCGGAGAAGCGACGGTGGTCGATCGCGACATGCGGGCGACCAGCCGCAACAACTTCGTCTACGTCGGCGGCTTTCCGCTGCTGTATTGGCCGGTCTTTGCGACCAACCTGCAGAACCCCAGCTACTACCTGACCGGTGCCAAAGTCAAAAACGACAGCATTTTCGGCACCCAGGTGTTCCTCGACTTCGACGCCTACCAATTGTTTGGCATCGACTCGCCGATCGAAGGGACCGATTGGGAACTGTCGGCGGACTACTTGAGCGATCGAGGGCCCGCGGGGGGAACGCACTTTGATTACTCCCGTCCCGACCTGTTGGGCATTGGCGGCCCCGCCAATGGATTCGTTGATGCCTGGGGCATCGTCGACAGTGGACTCGACACGCTGGGCAGCGATCGACGCGACATGACGCCAGCCCAAAAGGAGCGCGGTCGCGTATTGTGGCGGCACCGGCAATATTTTGCCAACGACTGGGAGGTGACGATGGAAGCGGGTCTGATCTCCGATCGCAACTTCCTGGAACAGTACCTAGAACAGGAATGGGATCGCGATAAGGACCACACCACCGGCGCGCATCTTCGCAAATACTACGACAATCAATTATTCGATTTCTCGGCCAAGGTTCGGGTCAACGAATTTTTCACCGACAACAACGAACTGCCTCGCTTCGACCACTACCTGCTGGGATCGAGCCTGCTGGGCGATCACTTCACGTGGTCGGCGCACACCTCGGTCGGCTACAGCAAGTTGGAAGTCGACGAAGTCCCTTCGGATCCGACCGACGCCGCCAAGTTCACGCTGTTCGCATGGGAACGCGACCGCGAGGGTCTGCGGGCTTCATCGCGTCAGGAACTGGCGATGCCGTTGCAACTGGGAGTCGTCAAAGCGGTTCCGTTTGTCTCGGGCGAAGCAGCTTATTGGGGCGAGGCGTTGGATGGTGAAGACCTTACCCGGTTCCTAGGTCAAGCTGGTATCCGCGGCTCGCTGCCGATGTGGCGATTGTCGCCGCAGGTGCAGAGCAGTCTGTTGAACATCCAAGGTCTGGCGCACAAGGTAGAAGTGCAGGGTGAATTCTTCTTCGCCGAAGCCGATCAGAACCTCGACGAACTGCCGATGTACGACCAAATGGACGACAACGCGCAGGAACAGTTCCGTCGCCGGTTCTTGTTCAACACCTTTGGACTGTCGGCCGGGGATCCGCTGCCGATCGCATTCGACCCGCGGTATTATGCTGTCCGGATGGGCTTGCAACGCAACGTGACCAGCCCCACCACCGAGATGGCCGACGACCTGATGCAGGGCCGAATTGGGCTGCACCAAAACTGGCAAACCAAACGTGGGCTGCCCGGCCGCGAACGGATCGTCGACCTCGCTCAGTTCGATATCGATCTGTTTGTTTATCCCGATGGAGATCGCGACAACCTCGGTGAAGTTGCCGGACCGTTGACCTACGATTTCCGCTACCACGCCGGCGATCGGGTCACGCTGCTATCGGATGGCTATTTCGACTTCTTTGCCGACGGACTCAAGTCGGTCAGCGCGGGCATCCTGACCAGCCGGCCAGGCCTGGGAAATATCTACGCCGGAATTTTGTCGCTCGAAGGCCCGATCTCCAGCAACGTGTTGCAAGGTGCGATCGATTACCGGTTAAGCGAAAAATGGATCATGTCGGCCAACACGACCTTCGATCTCGGAGAGGTCGGAAACGTCGGGCAAGAACTGGGGATCACCCGCATCGGCGAATCGGCGTTAATCCAAGTCGGCGTGAATGTCGACAGCGGCCGCGACAACGTCAGCTTCAACTTCCGCATCGAACCGCGGTTCCTCCTCAACCGCAAGTTGGGACGACTGGGCGGCCAGCTGATTCCGCCGCCGGGAGCCGAGGGGCTCGAGTAA
- a CDS encoding phospholipase D-like domain-containing protein — protein MIWIVAYVSSVVGAFLTILAMTIIRNDQRHSIGRIGWLGLVLLSPPIGLILFLWLGGRKISAEHESRDLVDIPAQPGNDEPPRDDFEDLLMHRGLHRPTAGNQLRLLADVAETRAAFLDLIDKAEEAIYVTTFILDDREAANRIVDRLCARAEEGLQVRLMCDGFGSFQVSEEQLDRVRKAGGKAERFKPMSQLSRLAYLNFRNHRKLAVADGKRAILGGANLVQEQIAPHADDDSWLDLSLWIEGPAAVQLQAVFCSDWNFETKEDLPPPKLEDFDGEKAKQGARLTVMPIGPDGPDVILDDFWLYAIHQAKHRIWIATPYFIPPPLAMRSLESACRRGVDVRIMVPQESDLRPVDYARFDYFDDLEELGATLLRYPDKMVHAKVGIVDDRVALAGSANFDLRSFFLNYELSVVAHDSDTIAMLAEWYDGMAKKCAHGVTDRSRVRAVMATAVRMFASEL, from the coding sequence ATGATATGGATCGTCGCTTACGTCAGCAGTGTCGTCGGCGCGTTTTTGACGATTCTCGCCATGACGATCATCCGCAATGATCAACGGCACAGCATCGGGCGGATCGGTTGGTTGGGGCTGGTGCTGCTGTCGCCGCCGATCGGATTGATCCTGTTTCTGTGGCTCGGCGGCCGCAAGATCTCTGCGGAGCACGAGAGCCGCGACCTCGTCGATATCCCCGCACAGCCGGGGAACGATGAGCCGCCACGCGACGATTTCGAAGACCTTCTGATGCACCGCGGGCTGCATCGCCCGACCGCTGGGAATCAGCTCCGCCTGCTCGCTGACGTCGCCGAAACGCGGGCTGCCTTTTTGGATCTGATCGATAAAGCCGAAGAGGCGATCTACGTGACGACGTTCATCCTGGATGATCGCGAAGCAGCCAACCGGATCGTCGATCGGTTGTGTGCTCGCGCGGAGGAGGGCCTCCAAGTCCGCTTGATGTGCGACGGTTTTGGATCGTTCCAAGTCTCCGAGGAGCAGCTGGATCGAGTCCGCAAAGCTGGCGGCAAGGCGGAGCGGTTTAAGCCGATGTCGCAGCTGAGCCGGCTGGCGTACCTCAACTTCCGCAACCATCGCAAGCTGGCTGTTGCCGATGGCAAACGGGCGATCCTTGGCGGCGCGAATCTCGTGCAGGAACAGATCGCCCCACACGCCGACGACGACAGTTGGTTGGACCTGAGTCTCTGGATCGAGGGGCCCGCTGCGGTGCAGCTGCAGGCCGTCTTTTGCAGCGACTGGAACTTCGAAACGAAAGAAGACTTGCCGCCCCCAAAGCTAGAGGATTTCGACGGCGAGAAGGCCAAACAAGGAGCTCGCCTGACTGTGATGCCGATCGGCCCCGATGGCCCCGATGTCATCTTGGACGACTTCTGGCTGTACGCGATTCACCAAGCGAAGCATCGGATCTGGATCGCAACTCCCTACTTCATCCCGCCACCACTGGCGATGCGGTCGCTGGAATCCGCTTGCCGACGCGGCGTCGATGTGCGGATCATGGTCCCGCAGGAGAGCGACCTGCGACCAGTCGACTACGCACGCTTCGACTACTTCGACGATCTCGAAGAGCTCGGCGCCACGCTGCTGCGGTATCCCGACAAGATGGTCCACGCCAAGGTTGGGATCGTCGACGATCGCGTGGCGCTAGCGGGATCGGCCAACTTTGATCTGCGTTCGTTTTTCCTGAACTACGAACTCTCGGTCGTCGCCCACGACAGCGACACGATCGCGATGCTGGCCGAATGGTACGATGGGATGGCGAAAAAATGTGCCCACGGAGTGACCGACCGCTCCCGCGTCCGCGCCGTGATGGCGACCGCGGTGCGGATGTTTGCCTCGGAGCTGTAA
- a CDS encoding YihY/virulence factor BrkB family protein, with product MFRQPASNRAAAATERDLRSTSLALAYKLPTNMWEVVTGGERPIRFAALPRTMSRHVGILQCRDRRRDDLSIGWRVFKVIKKTFTGFVDDQCTTLSAALAYYTIFALPPVLYLLLTVLVFGFSLAYTDGEAETEARMLLEDQAAQLLGNEAATEQITSILQRESDAGGHWWKTLLSFAGILVGATGVVGAIQSSLNRVWSVRPDPARSSMKTVVVKRLLSLAMILGLGFLLLVSLVVSTILSAIGARLSSVFGMDEVFARGINDGVQFVVTFVIFAAVFKFMPDAKVLWRDVAVGAFITTLLFLAGRFGLQWYLSNSDPGAQLGSAAASLAVILVWVYYSSMIFLLGAEATQAFASVYGGGIQPDRHAVRVVESIQRTS from the coding sequence ATGTTCCGCCAGCCGGCTAGCAATCGAGCCGCCGCGGCGACCGAACGGGACCTGCGATCGACTTCGCTAGCTTTGGCATATAAGTTGCCAACGAATATGTGGGAAGTTGTTACTGGCGGCGAACGTCCGATTCGCTTCGCCGCGTTACCGCGTACAATGTCGCGGCATGTTGGAATCTTGCAGTGCCGCGACCGGCGGCGGGACGATCTATCGATTGGATGGCGAGTGTTTAAGGTAATTAAGAAAACGTTTACAGGTTTTGTCGACGATCAGTGCACGACGCTCTCGGCAGCGCTCGCATATTACACGATCTTTGCGTTGCCCCCTGTTTTGTATTTGTTGCTGACGGTTTTGGTGTTTGGATTTTCGTTGGCTTATACCGATGGGGAAGCCGAGACCGAAGCGCGAATGCTGTTGGAGGACCAGGCGGCCCAGCTGCTTGGCAACGAAGCAGCGACCGAGCAGATTACGAGCATCCTGCAGCGGGAGAGCGACGCGGGGGGGCACTGGTGGAAGACGTTGCTCAGTTTTGCTGGGATCTTGGTGGGAGCGACGGGAGTTGTCGGGGCGATCCAAAGTTCGCTAAACCGCGTCTGGTCGGTCCGTCCCGATCCGGCCAGATCGAGCATGAAGACGGTCGTCGTCAAACGGCTGCTCTCCCTGGCGATGATCCTTGGGCTGGGGTTCCTGCTGCTCGTTTCGTTGGTGGTCTCGACGATTCTTTCGGCGATCGGCGCGCGGTTGTCGAGCGTGTTTGGGATGGACGAAGTGTTCGCCCGCGGGATCAACGATGGCGTGCAGTTTGTCGTCACGTTTGTGATCTTTGCGGCGGTCTTCAAGTTCATGCCCGATGCCAAGGTGTTGTGGCGGGACGTTGCGGTGGGAGCGTTCATCACGACGCTGTTGTTCTTGGCGGGACGGTTTGGATTGCAGTGGTATCTGTCCAACAGCGATCCGGGAGCTCAGCTTGGTTCGGCCGCCGCGTCGCTGGCTGTGATCCTCGTCTGGGTTTACTACAGCAGTATGATCTTTCTGCTGGGAGCCGAAGCGACGCAGGCCTTTGCATCGGTCTACGGCGGTGGAATCCAGCCCGACCGACATGCGGTTCGCGTGGTCGAGTCGATCCAACGGACCAGTTAA
- a CDS encoding phosphatase PAP2 family protein has product MLRNAPRHLRSWTASGIKYFRGREPIVLIALLLVVAVSWGFIELADEVTEGSTADFDRWVVQSMRQADDPTQPIGPRWMREVGRDITGLGGVSVLSMLIAAAAGFLAIHRAYRTMVVLLVSTIGGIIVSSLLKQFFARPRPDVVPHLAEVYTSSFPSGHSMMSAVVYLTLAALLAPVLKHFWVRVYVLGLAVLSTVLVGISRVYLGVHYPTDVLAGWGAGLVWAVVCWLIARRFASR; this is encoded by the coding sequence GTGCTCCGTAATGCTCCGCGACACCTGCGTTCTTGGACGGCTTCAGGAATCAAATACTTCCGCGGTCGCGAACCGATCGTCCTGATCGCGCTGCTGTTAGTTGTGGCGGTCAGCTGGGGCTTCATCGAATTGGCCGACGAGGTGACCGAGGGGAGCACCGCAGATTTTGATCGCTGGGTCGTTCAATCGATGCGACAAGCGGATGATCCGACGCAACCGATCGGCCCTCGATGGATGCGAGAGGTTGGCCGCGACATCACGGGCCTTGGCGGCGTGTCGGTCCTTTCGATGTTAATCGCCGCGGCGGCCGGATTCCTGGCGATCCACCGCGCGTACCGAACGATGGTCGTGCTGCTGGTCTCCACGATCGGCGGGATCATCGTCAGTTCGCTGCTGAAACAGTTCTTCGCCCGACCGCGTCCCGACGTCGTGCCACACCTGGCCGAAGTTTATACGAGCAGCTTTCCCAGCGGCCATTCGATGATGTCGGCGGTCGTCTATCTGACTCTCGCTGCTCTGCTGGCTCCGGTTCTGAAACATTTCTGGGTGCGAGTCTACGTACTTGGGCTGGCCGTGCTGTCGACTGTTCTCGTGGGAATCAGCCGCGTCTACCTGGGCGTGCATTATCCAACCGACGTCCTCGCTGGCTGGGGGGCAGGACTCGTCTGGGCCGTCGTCTGCTGGTTGATCGCCCGTCGGTTCGCCTCGCGCTAA
- a CDS encoding amidohydrolase: MVTEVPDIGRAVLQRAQSLSPRMRQIRRSLHQAPELSEHEFATTAYLADRIAELNLTPQYAGGRRGVWADIDGGAPLPGRRVAMRGDIDALPLQTQLEACYASQTAGVMHACGHDAHATMVWGATAILKQMRDAGELPTTCASRSIFQPAEETSTGGIHMIDAGALQEVHCAIALHVDPSRNVGTFGFRDLAFTAGCDVFEMELTGKAGHGARPHLTGDTVGAAAAWIHEVYSRLPRSYDARDPIVVNVGQIQAGSAANIVPAKVSLGGTVRTLSIAAAEHAKDQIDRISQSLQLRYPVEAKVTYSRHTPPVINDPLINAAFRIAAGRIVGEENVHQIDQPSMGAEDFAFFGSKVPAAMMRIGVAGIEIGQQPLHTPTFDIDEAALPYGAAALALAAIDLR; the protein is encoded by the coding sequence ATGGTAACCGAAGTCCCCGATATCGGCCGCGCGGTGCTGCAGCGAGCTCAATCGCTCTCCCCGCGGATGCGGCAGATCCGACGCTCGCTGCACCAAGCTCCCGAGCTATCGGAGCATGAGTTTGCGACGACGGCCTATCTCGCTGACCGAATCGCCGAACTCAACCTAACACCTCAATATGCCGGAGGACGCCGCGGCGTCTGGGCCGACATCGACGGAGGTGCTCCGCTGCCGGGACGTCGCGTCGCGATGCGTGGCGACATCGATGCGCTGCCGCTGCAGACTCAACTGGAAGCTTGTTACGCCAGCCAAACCGCCGGGGTGATGCACGCCTGCGGTCACGACGCCCATGCGACGATGGTTTGGGGAGCGACAGCGATCTTGAAGCAGATGCGCGACGCCGGTGAATTGCCGACAACGTGCGCTAGCCGATCGATCTTCCAACCCGCTGAAGAGACGAGCACCGGTGGCATCCACATGATCGATGCGGGTGCGTTGCAAGAGGTTCACTGCGCGATCGCGTTGCACGTCGATCCGTCTCGCAACGTCGGCACGTTTGGATTCCGCGACCTCGCCTTCACCGCGGGTTGCGATGTCTTTGAGATGGAGCTGACCGGAAAAGCGGGCCACGGGGCTCGGCCTCATTTAACGGGCGACACGGTTGGCGCGGCGGCCGCGTGGATCCACGAGGTCTACTCTCGCCTGCCTCGTTCGTACGACGCCCGCGATCCGATCGTCGTCAATGTAGGGCAGATCCAAGCCGGGTCGGCGGCGAACATCGTCCCTGCCAAGGTGTCGCTTGGAGGAACAGTGAGGACGCTGTCGATCGCCGCGGCGGAGCACGCGAAAGACCAGATCGATCGGATCTCCCAATCGCTGCAGTTGCGATACCCCGTCGAAGCAAAGGTGACCTACAGCCGTCACACGCCGCCGGTGATCAACGATCCCTTGATCAACGCGGCATTTCGCATCGCGGCAGGAAGAATCGTCGGCGAGGAGAACGTACACCAGATCGACCAACCGAGCATGGGAGCGGAAGACTTTGCCTTTTTCGGGTCGAAGGTCCCCGCAGCGATGATGCGGATCGGCGTCGCTGGGATCGAGATCGGCCAGCAACCGCTGCACACCCCAACCTTTGACATCGATGAAGCCGCATTGCCCTATGGCGCGGCGGCGTTGGCTTTGGCAGCTATCGATCTCCGCTGA
- a CDS encoding carboxylate-amine ligase, with amino-acid sequence MVSFSRSKVPAVGVEEEYQLVDPTSGRLIPKCSEVLRQLGREPEADIQRELHLNQIEMASNVCETLDEVRDNLQRVRKLLIDAAANTGAALVSAGTNPFPLPESETLTPKFRYQAMGQQFQHIARSLFIFGCHVHVDMQDKTLGLHVMNQTRRWLPLLQALTANSPFWNGQDTGYASYRREVWVQWPMAGAPPHFQDLDDYEACLSELTKSGAIKDESFIYWDIRLSVKVPTIEYRCADVITSLQHCVGHVGLVRALVMQTCDDIHAGREYPPIRSHLLSFAIWHAARYGVSADLLDPLTCEKVTATESAARMLEYIAPSLAASGDRECVEAFVQSVVRDGCGADRQRMTMQTEGNLAAVVQAAIKETANDTSPAAC; translated from the coding sequence ATGGTTTCCTTCAGTCGCTCGAAAGTTCCCGCCGTTGGCGTCGAAGAAGAATATCAGTTGGTCGACCCGACTTCGGGGCGGCTGATCCCCAAATGCAGCGAGGTCCTGCGGCAGCTGGGACGCGAGCCCGAAGCTGACATCCAACGGGAACTGCATCTAAACCAGATCGAGATGGCGTCGAATGTCTGCGAGACGCTCGACGAGGTTCGCGACAACCTGCAAAGGGTTCGCAAGCTGTTGATCGATGCGGCGGCAAACACCGGAGCGGCGCTCGTATCGGCGGGGACCAATCCCTTTCCGCTGCCCGAATCCGAAACGCTGACGCCCAAGTTCCGCTACCAAGCGATGGGGCAACAGTTCCAACATATCGCCCGCTCGCTGTTCATCTTCGGCTGCCACGTCCATGTCGACATGCAGGACAAGACGCTCGGCTTGCACGTGATGAACCAGACGCGGCGTTGGTTGCCGCTGTTGCAAGCGTTGACAGCAAATTCCCCGTTTTGGAACGGGCAGGACACGGGCTACGCCAGCTATCGCCGCGAGGTCTGGGTGCAGTGGCCGATGGCTGGTGCGCCGCCACATTTCCAGGATCTGGACGATTACGAAGCTTGTTTGAGCGAGCTGACGAAATCGGGAGCGATCAAAGACGAAAGCTTCATCTACTGGGACATCCGCCTGTCGGTCAAAGTGCCGACGATCGAATACCGATGCGCCGACGTGATCACATCGTTGCAGCACTGCGTCGGACACGTGGGCCTGGTACGTGCTCTTGTGATGCAGACCTGTGACGACATTCACGCGGGGCGAGAGTATCCGCCGATCCGATCGCATTTGTTGTCGTTTGCGATCTGGCATGCCGCACGTTATGGAGTCAGCGCGGATCTGCTGGATCCATTGACCTGCGAGAAGGTCACGGCGACGGAATCGGCAGCTCGGATGCTCGAATACATCGCTCCCTCGTTGGCCGCGTCGGGTGACCGCGAGTGTGTCGAAGCGTTTGTGCAAAGCGTCGTGCGGGACGGCTGTGGCGCCGATCGGCAGCGTATGACAATGCAGACCGAAGGCAATCTGGCGGCTGTCGTCCAGGCGGCGATCAAAGAAACCGCAAACGACACTTCGCCCGCAGCCTGCTGA
- a CDS encoding diacylglycerol/lipid kinase family protein yields the protein MSHLLIWNQGSGRAAQIERLRSAMDADGTRCVELTRKVDLRSTIEESLQGSDDTVIAAGGDGTVNAIVNALMQIDQARRPQMAVIPLGTANDFAGTLAIPDDIDQAVGLISAGRSVAIDVIRIRGEGLQQYYANVAAGGNCVRVSEELTDELKSRWGAFSYLRGAIGVLTDMKSFQIAAEIDGVEIKDFDSWAVLVANGKTNAGHIVVAPEASPADGLMDVILIRDGDATDMLEMIAGNLLGNFLECEQILFQKASRLTLRSNPAMRFTLDGEVIEQEPVEFQVMPAAINMFVGPEFEQSEVVT from the coding sequence ATGAGTCATCTGTTGATCTGGAATCAAGGCTCTGGTCGAGCCGCACAAATCGAACGGTTGCGCAGCGCGATGGACGCCGACGGAACCCGTTGTGTCGAACTGACGCGTAAGGTCGACTTGCGATCGACGATCGAAGAGTCGTTGCAAGGCAGCGACGACACGGTGATCGCGGCCGGAGGAGACGGCACGGTCAACGCAATCGTGAACGCACTGATGCAGATCGATCAGGCGCGACGGCCGCAAATGGCGGTGATCCCGCTGGGAACCGCAAACGATTTCGCTGGTACGCTGGCGATCCCCGACGACATCGATCAGGCGGTGGGGCTGATCTCAGCTGGCCGATCGGTCGCGATCGACGTGATCCGAATCCGGGGCGAGGGGTTGCAGCAGTATTACGCAAACGTTGCCGCCGGCGGGAACTGCGTCCGCGTCTCGGAGGAGCTGACCGATGAACTGAAGTCGCGTTGGGGAGCGTTCAGTTACCTGCGTGGAGCGATCGGCGTGCTGACCGATATGAAGAGCTTTCAGATCGCGGCGGAGATCGATGGCGTCGAGATCAAAGACTTCGATTCGTGGGCCGTCTTGGTGGCAAACGGGAAGACCAACGCGGGGCACATCGTCGTCGCTCCCGAAGCTTCTCCCGCCGACGGCCTGATGGATGTAATCCTGATCCGCGACGGCGACGCCACCGACATGCTGGAGATGATCGCCGGCAATCTACTGGGCAACTTCCTCGAGTGCGAACAGATCCTCTTCCAAAAGGCGAGCCGCCTGACACTCCGCTCCAACCCCGCGATGCGGTTCACTCTCGATGGTGAAGTGATCGAACAGGAACCTGTCGAATTCCAAGTCATGCCCGCAGCAATCAATATGTTCGTGGGACCAGAATTCGAACAGAGTGAGGTGGTGACCTGA